In bacterium, the sequence AGTAGTTGGAGGAATGGAATTATTTCAACTTGCCATCATAGGTGCTTGCGGAATTCCCGGACTTATACTTGGACTTATTATTATTTATTGGCTGATAAAAAATTCTATTTTTCTTATAAAAAAGGATTCCGATACTTATTTAATTCCTTGCGTGCTTACGGTATGGCTTATTATTACGGGAGAACCGAGACTCTATTCAATAGGCCCTTTCTTTTATTTATTATTAGGATGGGTAACAAAAGAATCCATTTGGGTTCAAAGGATAGAAAAAGAAAAAAAGAGACAGAAAGAATCTTTTTAGAATTTTAAGCTTGTGATGTTCAATTTTACGCCTGGTCCCATTGTGGAAGAAATATATACAGATTTGAAATAAGTTCCTTTACTTCCCACGGGTTTCGCCCCAAAAATTGCTTTTAAAAGATGAGTAACATTTTCGTTTAGTTTTTCTTCCTCGAACGATATTTTACCTACAGTACAATGAATACACCCACCTTTATCAAGTTTAAATTCAACTTTGCCGAGTTTTATTTCTTTTACTGCTTTTGCCACATCTTCTGTTACAGTTCCAGTTTTAGGGTTTGGCATCAAACCCTTTGGACCAAGTACTTTACCAAGTTTACTAATTTTTGGCATTAAATTGGGAGTTGCCACAACAGAATCAAAATCAAACCAGCCGTCTTCTATACGTTTTAACAGTTCATCGCTCCCCACAAAATCAGCACCTGCAGACTCAGCTTCTTTTATTTTTGCCCCTTCTGCAAAAACAAGGACTCGTTTAGTTTTGCCTGTTCCATAAGGTAAAATAGCCGTTCCCCTTACGTGTTCTTTTTGGTGATCTATCCCTAATTTGATGGAAATATCTACACTCTCATCAAATTTAGTTTTTGCAAGCTCTTTTACAAGTTTAACTGCCTCAGGTATTTCATACATCTGAGGTTGTACTTTTGACTTAAGTTCTCTAAATCTTTTTGAATGTGTTATCATTCTGTTACCTCTATCCCCATACTTCTAGCTGTGCCTTCAATTATTTTTAAAGCTTCTTCGATTTTATAAACATTCAGGTCTACCATTTTCTTTTTTGCAATTTCCTCAACCTGAGCTCGCGTTACTTTCCCCACTTTATTTTTATTCGGCACACCTGACCCTTTTGCTAAGCCTGCAGCTCTCTTTAATAACATAGCTGCAGGTGGAGTCTTTAGTATGAATTCAAAACTTCTATCACTATATATTGTTATAATTACAGGAATAATATATTCCTCTTGTCCCTTAGTCTGGTTATTAAATTCGCTACAAAACTTAGGTAAATTAATTCCATGTGGACCAAGCGCAGTCCCCACTGGTGGTGCAGGTGTAGCCTTACCACCTGCAAGCTGCAATTTTGCTTTAGCTACTATTTCTTTTTTTGCCATAGTTTTACATTACCTCTACTTCAAAAAATGATATTTCCACAGGAGTTTGTCTGCCCAAAATATTGACCATAAGTTTTAGTCTTTCTCTTTCGGGATATATTTCTTCTACTACTCCAGTAAAGTCAATAAATGGCCCTGTAGAAATTTTTACTGTTTCACCTTTTATAAAAGGAACCTCTACATTTTTACCTGGTTCTGGTTTGATATATCCAAACATACGTGACACTTCTTCTTCTGATATTATCTGTGGTTGTTTTCCTTTTCCTCCAAAGCTTCTTACCCCCGGAGTCTCAGAAATTAGTTTAATCAATTCTTCTTTCGGTTCTACTTGTAAAACCAGGTAACCAGGATAAAGTTTCTTTTCCATAGTTATGGTTCCTTTTTTTGTCAATTTAGACACTTTTTTTGTCGGCATAATTATTTCTATTTCTTCATTTGGTGCCGAAGTTGTAAATCTATTACGAATAACGTCCATTACTTTTTGTTCTTGCCCCGAATACACATGTATTATAAACCATTGTTTCATCTTAAAACCTTACCTATCATATACGAAAATAAAATATCCATTGCCCCTATGATTATTGCAAGCAACATACTCACCGCGATAACTATCCATGTTGATCCCCATAGTTCTTCTTTTTTAGGCCAAGATGCCCTTGAAAGCTCAACTCTTACTTCATTAAACAGTATTTTAATCTTTCCCATTTTTTCCGAAACCAAACAGGCTCCACCAAGCCTAATACTTCAAAAATTAATAAATAATTTAGATATACACAGAACCTGTATTACAAATTTTAAATTAAAATTAAGAGTAATAGATACACTTAGTATAATATTTGTCAAGAATATTTATGAAAAGGATTATTTAAAATATTACGTAAAGCGTCAAACATCATAAATCTGGAAGATTTTTTATAATAAAACCAATGACTTTCTTCCTTTGCCCCCCAGCTTTCTTTAAATTTTTTGAGACCTTCTGCCGATACGGGAGAACCACCAAAATTGAAATATTTGTATCCATTATTGCAGCCCCATTTTATAGCATCCCACACAAGAGCATTATTGGGTCTATATTTTAAATCTGCAGTATAACTTGCACCTGCCAACCAAATTATAGTATCTTTAAAAATAAAATACATTGTAGTTGCAATGTTTTTATTGTCTTTTCGAGCAATAGTCCATCTTAGAAGCTTTTTCATAGTATAAAAGACATTATGATAAAATTCCATAGTAAATTGAAGCTTATCCTCTCCATGTTTACGAGAAGTGTCTTCAAACATTTTATAACAATCTTGTATTTCTGCTTCATTATTTACAAACTTAACGTTTACTTCATAATTTTTAGATTGTTTTATTTTCAATTTTGTAGAATTTGCAAACTGATCCCATATAGTTTTTTCGTTACCCGTAAGGGTTAATAATTGAGTTTTATATTTTAACTTTTTATATCCTGAGCTTTCTAATTGGCATTCTTCAAGTTCACCATAAAAATCCGATAATCCTAGAATACCCCAGTTTTTTTTAATTAGTTTATTGAGCTTAGCAATAAGTTCTAATTTTTGGATTTTAGAGTCTGCACTTTTAGTGTTAATTATTACTCCTCCATAATGCCCATAAGGCATAGAATAATAGTTTGTAAATCCCAATTTTTTTATTTCTATTATCGGCAATCCTGCTGAAAACTCATCATTATTTTCTGTTGCTAAAAATACAGCCTTTGTGTTAGGAAAACTTGTTTCGCACAATTTTGCCCATTCAAGTGTATTAAAAACTGAACTATTATGGGATTTGTTCAACAACTCATTCCATTTGTTAATATCCAAATTTTTACTGTCGAATATTTTTATTTTCATTCGGGTATTGGGCGAAAGGCAATGATTTAAAGCGGAGGACGGGACTCGAACCCGCAACAATCGGCTTGGAAAGCCGAGACTCTACCAATTGAGTTACCTCCGCATAATCTGGGCAGGGAAGGAGTCGAACCTTCGAAGGCTATGCCAACAGATTTACAGTCTGCCCCCTTTGGCCACTTGGGTACCTGCCCCCTACATTCAAAAAAACTCTGTTAAGCTAATCATATAAATATCGTTATGTCAAGATTAAAATAACTTCTAAACACATAAATAAATATATTTTTGATTGCTTTTTGACTCTCTACAAATAATTTCTTTCTCAAAATACAAATTTTATACCTTATCTAAAATTTTATTTGACAAAATCACTATTTTTGTAGCATAATTCAAATTAAATATGCGATTCGGAATTATTTTATTTTTTCTCCCTTTTTATTTATTCGCCTGGCCAAAAGACAATTCAAAGGAGATTCAAAAAAAACTTACTACTGCGGAAAAAGAGCACTCTGCGCTTAAGGAACAGGCTAGAAGTATTTTGAAAGAGCTTCAGCGAATAAACAAAGAAATCGCAAATTCAAGAAAAAAGATACTCTACCTTCAATACGAAGAACAAAAAATAAAAAACGAAATAGACGCATTAGACATTGCCACGGGGGAAACTCAGACTCAACTCCTTCAGAGAGAAACTCTCTTAAAAAGCAAACTGGAGCTATTATACGAAGAAAAAATTATTACTCCTGACATTACAAATTCGCCCAATTCCGAGCTTGATAATTTTTACACCTCCGAGATACTTAAAAAAGAAAAAACCACAACTAATGCTCTCTCAAACCAGGTGGACACGCTTTCTTCGAAAAGCACTCTGGCAAAAGAAAAATTCGCACAATTATCCGAAACAATGGACCAGCTTGAAAAGGAATACTCAAAAGTTTTGCAAAACCGCAACAACAAAGCTTCCATATTAAACACGGTAAAGACGAAGGAATCCGAAAAAGCAAAGCTCATAGAAGAATTAAAAAGCGCCCGCGCCAACTTAGACAAGCTGATTTCCGATAAATCCCAAAAACAAACTACCGAAAAACTAACAGACATTCTCTGGCCCGTCAAAGGTCGCATAATCTCCAAATTCGGAACAACTATCGACCCCAAGATCGGCACTCAACTTATCAATAAAGGAATAGACATTTCCGCCCCATACGGAACCGATGTAATCGCAAGCAGCAACGGCAAAGTCATACACGAAGGCACGTTTCTCGGGTACGGCAAAATAATTCTCATTGACCACGGAAACGGATTCAGCTCTTTATATGCGTACTTATCCGAAACGCTCGTAACGAAAAACGACAAAGTTTCAAAAGGTGAAATAATAGGCAGAGTCGGCTCTAGCGGATTAATAGACGAACCAACTTTACACTTCGAAATCCGCAAAGCAGGCGTAGCCATTGACCCGTTAACCACACTACCATGAGCTTTAAAAACATTACAGGACAGGAAGTAGCAAAGAAGTTGCTTCTAAACACCCTTAAAAACGGACACGTCGCGCCTAATTACCTTTTTCACGGTCCCGAAGGCGTCGGCAAAAAATCGACCGCCATAGAATTCGTCAAAGCGCTAAATTGCCGACAATTTACCGAACTTTCCGACAATTGCGATAAATGCAAAAACTGCGAATCCATATTCTTAAACAACAATCCCGACTTTGACATCATCGAACCCCCAAAAGAAGGCAGAAAAGAGCAAATCAAAACCATAAAAATCGAGCAAATCCGCAACATCCAGTCCAAATACTCTTTCCGCCCCGTATGGCTGAAATACAGGATCGCCATCATAAACAAAGCAGAATTACTGGAAGAAGAAGCTGCAAACGCTTTTCTCAAAATCCTCGAAGAACCCCCAGAATTCACCCTTTTCATACTCATCACTTCCAATATTAACGCCATTCTCCCCACCATCAAATCGAGATGCCAGTCCATCAGATTCCGAAAATTAAATACCGCAGAAATGAAAAATATATTGGACAAAAACATTTCTGATGATATTCTTGAACTTGCCAACGGGAGTATATCTCGTGCCGTCAAGCTATTGGAGCCTGATTACGCCGAGTTCAGGAATAAAATAAATAAATTCTTTTCGGCTTTAACGGAAGACAGAATAAGCTCCTTGGCGGAATTGGAAAAAATGGAACTGCAGGAAATAATAATTTACGGTCAGCATCTGTATAAAAAAGAATTGTCCAAAAGATGCGCCGATCCAGCTTCTATAAAAAACCAAAAATCCTTTATCCGCTTTCTCGATGCAATTAATACTTGCGAAAAAGCGTTTATCGCCTTAAAACAAAACGTGAATAAAAAAGTTATTCTTTTCTGGCTCGCAAAACAATTGCCAAGCTTACAAAATATCAACCGATAAATATCCAAAAGGAATAAAATGATTTATAAACTTAAAATAGGTGAAATAGAAGCGGTTTTCGCCACCGCTCCGCAAAACCTCTCGTTCGACAAAGACGAACTCGTAGTCGTTAACGCTCGCAGCGGCGATGAAATCGGCACCATACTCGAAATCCGCGAAAAAACCGATAAAAAAATCTCCGCCAAAATAATCCGCAAACTCACTCCCGAAGACCTTGATACTTACAATAAACTCCTCGAAGAAAATACGAAAACTAACGACCTTTGCAAAAGCAAAGCCATTGAATTCAACCTCCCTATCAAAGTCATCGAAACACGCATCCAGTTTGATAATCACACCCTCCACATATACTACGTTTCCGAACAAAAAGTCAACCTCAAAACGTTCTTGAAAGAAGTTTCCAACGCCTATAAAGGAAAAATAGAAGTTCATCCAATCGGCTCGCGCGAAAGCGTCCGCCAGTATAACCCCTACGGTATATGCGGTAGACAGGTCTGCTGCAGCAAATTTCTCGCCGAGTTCACCCCAATCGGTACCGATTTAATCGAACTCCAGAACCTCAGCTGCGGTAACACAAAACTCACCGGCGTCTGCGGAAGACTCATCTGCTGTCTCGCTTACGAAAAAGAATATTATAAAAAAGAAGCAATTCAAAAAGCGCAAGCCGAAAAAAAGGAGCAGGCCGATAAAGAAGAAGCCGAAAAACAAGGCATCGCGCCCAAAGAAACCAAAGAAACACCCGTCAAAAAAGAAGGTCACAGATGAAAAGAATACTCGTAACTTCAGCTCTCCCCTATGCAAACGGCCCTCTCCACATAGGCCACGTCGCCGGAGTTTACCTCCCCGCCGACATTTACGTTCGCTACCAAAAACTCCGAAATAGAGACATCATCCACATCTGCGGCACAGACGAACACGGTGTCCTCATCACCATCAAAGCAAAACAGGAACACACCACCCCGCAAGCCATCGTAGACAAATATCACACGGACATAAAATCAAGTTTCGATAACCTTGGAATAAAATTCGATAACTTCTCACGCACCTCCAAACCCATACACGAAAAGAATGTACAGGAATTCTTCCTCAACCTCTACGACAAAGGTTTCATCACACCCAAAACCGAAAAACAACTATATTGCGATAATTGCAAACAATTTTTACCAGAACGATTCGTTGAAGGCACTTGCCCGTTCTGCGGAAACGATAAAGCACGCGGCGACCAGTGCGAAGCCTGCGGTAGATGGCTCGAACCGACGATGCTTAAAGAACCAAAATGCCAGATCTGTCACAACACTCCAACCCTGAAAGAGACTAACCACTGGTTTCTCCGACTCGACCTGTTGCAGGAAAAATTCAAAACCTGGATTTCGTCAAAAACCGATTGGCGCGAAAACGTCCTCGCTCTCTCGAATAACTGGCTCAAAGAAGGTCTTGAACCTCGAGCCATCACACGTGACATAAACTGGGGCGTGCCCGTTCCTCTTCCCGAGGCGCAGGGAAAAGTCATCTACGTCTGGTTTGAAGCGCTTCTCGGATACATCTCCGCCACGAAAGAATGGGACGAAAAACGCTGGGCTGATTACTGGCTCTCCGAGGATACTCAACTCGTTCACTTTCTCGCGAAAGATAACATCGTTTTTCATGCAATCGTTTTCCCTTGTATGTTAATGGCTCACGGCGATTTCATTCTCCCTTCCGAGATTCCCGCGAACGAATTTATGAATCTCGAAGGCAAAAAAATATCCACATCGAGAAACTGGGCGGTCTGGATTCCCGAGTATCTCAAGTCTTTCGACCCCGACCCGCTCAGGTACGTCCTC encodes:
- the rplA gene encoding 50S ribosomal protein L1, which encodes MITHSKRFRELKSKVQPQMYEIPEAVKLVKELAKTKFDESVDISIKLGIDHQKEHVRGTAILPYGTGKTKRVLVFAEGAKIKEAESAGADFVGSDELLKRIEDGWFDFDSVVATPNLMPKISKLGKVLGPKGLMPNPKTGTVTEDVAKAVKEIKLGKVEFKLDKGGCIHCTVGKISFEEEKLNENVTHLLKAIFGAKPVGSKGTYFKSVYISSTMGPGVKLNITSLKF
- the rplK gene encoding 50S ribosomal protein L11: MAKKEIVAKAKLQLAGGKATPAPPVGTALGPHGINLPKFCSEFNNQTKGQEEYIIPVIITIYSDRSFEFILKTPPAAMLLKRAAGLAKGSGVPNKNKVGKVTRAQVEEIAKKKMVDLNVYKIEEALKIIEGTARSMGIEVTE
- the nusG gene encoding transcription termination/antitermination protein NusG, with amino-acid sequence MKQWFIIHVYSGQEQKVMDVIRNRFTTSAPNEEIEIIMPTKKVSKLTKKGTITMEKKLYPGYLVLQVEPKEELIKLISETPGVRSFGGKGKQPQIISEEEVSRMFGYIKPEPGKNVEVPFIKGETVKISTGPFIDFTGVVEEIYPERERLKLMVNILGRQTPVEISFFEVEVM
- the secE gene encoding preprotein translocase subunit SecE, encoding MGKIKILFNEVRVELSRASWPKKEELWGSTWIVIAVSMLLAIIIGAMDILFSYMIGKVLR
- a CDS encoding GNAT family N-acetyltransferase, with amino-acid sequence MKIKIFDSKNLDINKWNELLNKSHNSSVFNTLEWAKLCETSFPNTKAVFLATENNDEFSAGLPIIEIKKLGFTNYYSMPYGHYGGVIINTKSADSKIQKLELIAKLNKLIKKNWGILGLSDFYGELEECQLESSGYKKLKYKTQLLTLTGNEKTIWDQFANSTKLKIKQSKNYEVNVKFVNNEAEIQDCYKMFEDTSRKHGEDKLQFTMEFYHNVFYTMKKLLRWTIARKDNKNIATTMYFIFKDTIIWLAGASYTADLKYRPNNALVWDAIKWGCNNGYKYFNFGGSPVSAEGLKKFKESWGAKEESHWFYYKKSSRFMMFDALRNILNNPFHKYS
- a CDS encoding peptidoglycan DD-metalloendopeptidase family protein; protein product: MRFGIILFFLPFYLFAWPKDNSKEIQKKLTTAEKEHSALKEQARSILKELQRINKEIANSRKKILYLQYEEQKIKNEIDALDIATGETQTQLLQRETLLKSKLELLYEEKIITPDITNSPNSELDNFYTSEILKKEKTTTNALSNQVDTLSSKSTLAKEKFAQLSETMDQLEKEYSKVLQNRNNKASILNTVKTKESEKAKLIEELKSARANLDKLISDKSQKQTTEKLTDILWPVKGRIISKFGTTIDPKIGTQLINKGIDISAPYGTDVIASSNGKVIHEGTFLGYGKIILIDHGNGFSSLYAYLSETLVTKNDKVSKGEIIGRVGSSGLIDEPTLHFEIRKAGVAIDPLTTLP
- the holB gene encoding DNA polymerase III subunit delta', whose translation is MSFKNITGQEVAKKLLLNTLKNGHVAPNYLFHGPEGVGKKSTAIEFVKALNCRQFTELSDNCDKCKNCESIFLNNNPDFDIIEPPKEGRKEQIKTIKIEQIRNIQSKYSFRPVWLKYRIAIINKAELLEEEAANAFLKILEEPPEFTLFILITSNINAILPTIKSRCQSIRFRKLNTAEMKNILDKNISDDILELANGSISRAVKLLEPDYAEFRNKINKFFSALTEDRISSLAELEKMELQEIIIYGQHLYKKELSKRCADPASIKNQKSFIRFLDAINTCEKAFIALKQNVNKKVILFWLAKQLPSLQNINR
- the ricT gene encoding regulatory iron-sulfur-containing complex subunit RicT, translated to MIYKLKIGEIEAVFATAPQNLSFDKDELVVVNARSGDEIGTILEIREKTDKKISAKIIRKLTPEDLDTYNKLLEENTKTNDLCKSKAIEFNLPIKVIETRIQFDNHTLHIYYVSEQKVNLKTFLKEVSNAYKGKIEVHPIGSRESVRQYNPYGICGRQVCCSKFLAEFTPIGTDLIELQNLSCGNTKLTGVCGRLICCLAYEKEYYKKEAIQKAQAEKKEQADKEEAEKQGIAPKETKETPVKKEGHR
- the metG gene encoding methionine--tRNA ligase, with amino-acid sequence MKRILVTSALPYANGPLHIGHVAGVYLPADIYVRYQKLRNRDIIHICGTDEHGVLITIKAKQEHTTPQAIVDKYHTDIKSSFDNLGIKFDNFSRTSKPIHEKNVQEFFLNLYDKGFITPKTEKQLYCDNCKQFLPERFVEGTCPFCGNDKARGDQCEACGRWLEPTMLKEPKCQICHNTPTLKETNHWFLRLDLLQEKFKTWISSKTDWRENVLALSNNWLKEGLEPRAITRDINWGVPVPLPEAQGKVIYVWFEALLGYISATKEWDEKRWADYWLSEDTQLVHFLAKDNIVFHAIVFPCMLMAHGDFILPSEIPANEFMNLEGKKISTSRNWAVWIPEYLKSFDPDPLRYVLTINAPEKGDVDFSWDDFMTKNNNELSDILGNLINRTLGFINKYLNNKIPAPKDYTLEDTELLSQIIITKENVEKFIEGFEFKLALKEVMALAKEGNKYFDYQHPWEHNERTPTVIYISTVLVCNLAALLSPFLPFTSDAINNMLGFKVDSWDNIGKFAVPSDIDIKEVKILFKKLDKAQMEKEKSKLGKALEPETPAVPEKPTISYDDFKKLDIRVGEIKEAVPVAKSEKLLKLKVLVGDKEKQILAGIAKSYSPESLVGKKVIILANLEPRKMMGEISEGMVLAASDANNIVVLTPEKDVPSGSPIS